The segment AGTTTGGACATTTACAAAAAGCCGGTCTTGAGATTCATGGTATAGCAAATCTAATTGGTGACCACAATGTAATTTCTATTTCTACTCCTTTTATATTCGACAGGACTAAGTTGCCTAAAAAAATTATGGGACTAGACCTACGAGAGGGAATCACTGAATTGCCAAAAGAATTTCAGGATATTAATGATGACAAGGAATACATTTGGGCTTATCAAAGATTTGAGGAGTATGTCGACAATCATGCTGATCTAATTCGGAACGTACTTAGCAATCCAGAAATGAAACAGCAGGAAATGTTAGATGCGCTATGTTTTGGCGATTTTAATAGTCATAAAGAAAAGTGTATTGAATGGGAGAAAGAAGGAAAAATTCCAAAGTGGGCAAGTAAATAATTCTTCATTCTATCCTCGTTCTCTTTTTTATTTTTAGCACATGATTCAAACCTTCTCTGAAGATAATTTTCAAACTTACTGCGATCTTCTATCTAAAAAAGATAAACACCTAAAAGCAATCATCAAAGAATATGGCTATCCACCTATGTGGACCCGCAAGCAAGGGTTCGAAACACTCATCCTCACCATTCTTGAACAGCAGGTTTCATTAGCAGCCGCATTTGCTGCCTATAAAAAATTAAAAGAAAGAATAGGTGTTGTTACGCCTGCAAAAATTCTTGCCATGAGTAATGAAGAATTACGTGAGTGTTATTTCACAAGACAAAAGCAAGTGTATGCCAAAGAGCTGGCAACAGCAGTAACAACAAAAAAGCTTCAGCTAAAAAAGTTTTCATTGTTGACTGATGAAGAAGTCAGAACACAGCTTACATCTATTAAAGGTATTGGCAACTGGACAACCGATGTTTACCTGATGCATGCATTGCAACGCACCGATCTTTTTCCGTTAGGCGATATTG is part of the Lacibacter sediminis genome and harbors:
- a CDS encoding DNA-3-methyladenine glycosylase family protein, producing the protein MIQTFSEDNFQTYCDLLSKKDKHLKAIIKEYGYPPMWTRKQGFETLILTILEQQVSLAAAFAAYKKLKERIGVVTPAKILAMSNEELRECYFTRQKQVYAKELATAVTTKKLQLKKFSLLTDEEVRTQLTSIKGIGNWTTDVYLMHALQRTDLFPLGDIALVNSLKETKQLHPHISKEEMLSIAEPWRPYRTIAAMILWHAYIKKRNIKIEH